In the Longimicrobiaceae bacterium genome, TGGGCAACGGCTGCTCGGCGTGCGCCATCTCCGGCGGCGAGAGCGTGGACACGTCGATGGGCTTCACGCCGCTGGAGGGGCTGGTGATGGGCACCCGCTCCGGCGATCTCGATCCCGCGATCCTGGACTACGTCGCCGTCAAGGAGGGCCTGTCTCTGCCCGAGGTGGAATCACTGCTCAACAAGCAGTCCGGCCTGCTGGGCATCTCCGGCCTCACCAACGACATGCGCGAGCTGATGGCCGAGGCCGAGGAGCACGACGACCGGCGGGCGCGGCTGGCGATCGACATCTTCTGCTACCGCGCGCGCAAGTACGTGGGCGCGTACCTGGCCGCGCTGGGCGGTGCGGACGCGATCCTGTTCGCGGGCGGCGTGGGCGAGAACGCGCCCGCCATCCGTGCGGCCATCTGCGAGGGACTGCAATGGGCCGGCGTGCGGGTGGATGCGGGGCTGAACGCATCGCATACCGGCGGGCGCGAGGGCCGCGTGAGCGCCGGCGGCTCGTCGCCCGAGGTGTGGGTGATCCCCACCGACGAGGAGCTGCTCATCGCCCGCGACACCTACCGCGTCGTCAACGGCATCGAGACCCGCTACTGACGTCGCGAGGGCATCGGCCGGCATCGGCTGACCGGCATCTACCGAGATGAGACGATGGACCGTTCGGCGCGTTACGCTTCGCCGCCGGTGCGTTTCGCGGGAAACTTCGTTATCGTTGATGAGATGCGGGACGGGCGACCAGACCTGGAGAGGATGACGATGGCGAAGCTGTTCGCGTTCCTGGGGATGACCATCGGCGGGTGGATCGGGTGGTGGCTGGGAGAGCGCGTGGGGTTCACCACCGCGTTCATTCTCAGCATGGTGGGCACCGGCTTCGGCATGTACTGGGGCCACCGCCTCGCCCGCGAGTACTCCTAAGCGGGTCGGCGCTCCGGACTTGACGCCCGTCCGATCAGCAGCACCAAGATACCGAACCGCCGCCCAGCGTAGTCGCAGGGCGGCGGTTTCTCGTCGGCGTGCTGGGCACCCGGATCCCACCGTGGGGCGGAGAAACCCCAGACAAAGGCGACAGCCGCGTTGGTCAAGGAAGAGGCTCGCCGCCCGTCTGCGGACGGCCGCCGGGACAGGCCCTATTTCTCGACCGTCACGCCTTTCCAGAACGCCACGCGTCCGTGGATGTTCGCCGCTGCGTCTTGGGGCTCGGGATAGTACCACGCTGCGTCGCGGTTCTCCTGCCCGTCCACGACCACGTTGTAGTAGCTCGCGACG is a window encoding:
- a CDS encoding acetate kinase, whose translation is GNGCSACAISGGESVDTSMGFTPLEGLVMGTRSGDLDPAILDYVAVKEGLSLPEVESLLNKQSGLLGISGLTNDMRELMAEAEEHDDRRARLAIDIFCYRARKYVGAYLAALGGADAILFAGGVGENAPAIRAAICEGLQWAGVRVDAGLNASHTGGREGRVSAGGSSPEVWVIPTDEELLIARDTYRVVNGIETRY